The Bosea beijingensis genome contains the following window.
CGCCATCTCGCCATCGGGCTCGTCGTCAGCCTCGCGGCGGCTTTCCTGGTGAGCACCGGCCTGAAGATCGTGATCGCCCGCGAGCGGCCGGATATCGTCGAGCCTGCGGCCCTGACCTTCACCGCGAGCTTCCCCAGCGGCCATGCCTTCCTCTCGGCCGTGACGCTGTTGACGATCGCAGGTTTCGTCGGTCTCGCTTCGCGGCGGGCGGATATCGCCCGCTTCTGCATGATCATGGCCGTGACCATGGTCGGCCTGATCGGGCTGAGCCGGATCTATCTCGGTGTACACTGGCCGTCCGATGTCCTCGGCGGCTGGGCGCTCGGGATCGTCTGGTCGAGCGCCGCGACGGCCTGGCTCGGCCGCAGGATGGCGGATTCCGATCCGGCCTGAACGGGCTCAGCGCATGTCGATGGTGGCGTTGACGCCGAGATCAGGCGTGCGGCCGAGGATCTTGGCGGTCGCCAGCTTGAAGGCGACGAGCACGCTGCTCGAAGGTCCGTCCCAGATCTCGGCCGAGGTCGGTGTCAGCGCCAGCAGGGTCGCGTCGGGATCGTCCGGGCCGTTCGGGAACCAGGCGCTCGCGATCGGTGTCCAGACGCTGCGCAGCGTCTCACGGCCCGGCACTTCCGAGGCCGAGCAGGAGATCGCCGCGTAGAAATTGCGGTCCTCATGGCTGATCGCCACGCTGACGGAGGGCGAGCGCAGGGCTGCCCCGATGATACCGGTATGCCGGTGCGTGATGAAGAGCAGGCGGTGATGGTCGCGGTCGAGATGGCCGGACATCGGCCTGGTCCTGATGTCGCCCTCGCCGACGAGCGAAACCATGTAGACCGGGTGCGCGGCCAGCGCGGCCCAGATGCGTTCCTGCAGTTCGGTGTCGGCCATGGCAACCTCCTGCCGGT
Protein-coding sequences here:
- a CDS encoding phosphatase PAP2 family protein, with the translated sequence MPQPRIMVPAAAAVVFLGLALLIVSGGSFSLDTTLIMLFRDAANPAVPLGPAWFQEAVRDMTALGSFIVLFFMALTATLALWLCGYRHLAIGLVVSLAAAFLVSTGLKIVIARERPDIVEPAALTFTASFPSGHAFLSAVTLLTIAGFVGLASRRADIARFCMIMAVTMVGLIGLSRIYLGVHWPSDVLGGWALGIVWSSAATAWLGRRMADSDPA
- a CDS encoding pyridoxamine 5'-phosphate oxidase family protein: MADTELQERIWAALAAHPVYMVSLVGEGDIRTRPMSGHLDRDHHRLLFITHRHTGIIGAALRSPSVSVAISHEDRNFYAAISCSASEVPGRETLRSVWTPIASAWFPNGPDDPDATLLALTPTSAEIWDGPSSSVLVAFKLATAKILGRTPDLGVNATIDMR